One Nocardiopsis gilva YIM 90087 genomic window, GCAGTTGGGCGTGGTGGATCATCACGCCCTTGGGCGCGCCGGTGGTCCCGGACGTGCCGAGGACCTCGGCCAGATCCCCTCTCAGCACCGACAGCGCCCGGTCCTCAGCGGTGTCGGCTGCGACCTGGTCGGCCCGGGCGCAGAAGGCGTCGAAGGACTCCACACCGGAACGCGCCGCCGCCGGATCCTCCGGCGTCGCGTCCATCAGCACGACCCGCCGCAGGTCGGGCAGGTCGGCGAACGCCCTCCCGGCAGCAGGGCCGCCGCTGACCTCCTCGATCAAGCGGACGAACGAGGTGTCGAGAAAGTGCTCGGTGGCGAACAGGAGCCGTGCCCCCGTGCGGCGCAGCAGGTCGGCGGCTTCGAACCCCTTGAACCGGCTCGACAGCGGCACGAGCACCGCCCCCGCGTCCCAGATCGCGAAGGCCAGCGCGGCCCATCGCGCGGAGTTGGGGCCCATCACCGCGACCCGGTCACCGGGCCGCACACCGGTGGCGATGATCGCCCGGGCGAGCCCCGAGGCCTCCCGCGCCAACCCGGCGAGGGTGCGCCGGCTGTCCGGGCCGACCAGCACCTCCGCGTCCGGGCGGGCGCGGGCCTGGGCGCGCAGCATGCGGGGATCGAGGTCCAGTCCCGGGCAGGGGTGCGATCTCGGGCGCGACGCCGTTGGGTTCATGGGTGGGGGAGGTCCGCATGGTGGTGTCCTTCCGCCTCCGCGCGGGTCCGGGCGAGGTGGTGGCCGCGGTCGTCGGCCACGGTGCCGGGGCGGCGCTCGTCGTCGATGTGGGGCTCGATCACGAGGTCGATCCGCACGGGGGTCAGCCCGGCCAGCGCCTGCTCGATGCGCCCGCGCCACATCGGGTTCTCGACGAGGGAAGCGCGGGCGAAGACGACGCGCAGCGTGGCCGTGTCGAGGGTGCCGGGGCGGCTGACGTGCAGGGTCCAGTGGGCGATGCCGTCGATGGGCGCCAGCGCCCGCTCCAGCCGGGCAAGGGAGAGCCACTGCCCGCGCACCAGCACGCGGTCGCCGACCGTGTGCTGGGGGAGGGGGATGGCGGTCGCGCCAGGGCCCGGAACGGCGACGAGCCCCGTGCGCACGGTCGTCGACGACAGCTCGGAGTGCCAGACGGGGTGGGTGGTGATCTCCGCCGCGCCGCCGGGGTAGGGCGGCGGGACCGGCCGGTCCTCGGTGAGCGGGGCCAGCCCGACCGTCCCTGCCACGGTCGGCACAAGGGTTCCCTCGACGCCGCGTGCCAGCGGGATCTGGAACCGCGGGTCCATGAGGAGATCGATGACCTCGGCGTCGAACTCCTCCGCGAGCTGGCGCCGGGCGCCCGGGACCGCGATCTCACCCGCGAGCAGGATCCGGCGGAGGCCCAGGTCGAGCGGATCGAGTCCGAACTCCAGGTGGAGCCGGGAGAGCAGGTCCATCGCGCCGGTCGTGGTGGCGACGAGGGTGGTCGCCCCGACCACCTCCAGGGCACCGTGCAGCCGCATCCGCCCCCGCGGCCCGATCGCGGCGGCGCTCGCCCCGGCGGCGACGGCGGCCTCGGTCAGCAGCGTTCCCGCCTGCGCGCCCTCATTGTTCAACGCCACGACGACACGGTCGCCCGTCCCGACCCCGGCGGCGGCCAGCGTCCGCGCGCCGACGTCCACCGCTGCGTTCCGGTCCTCCGGCCCGAGCGCGGCAACCGTACCGGTCCCGGGGGCGACCAGCAGCAGACCGGTGCCGTCGACCGAGCCGAGGACCGTGTCGTCGTCGCCGATCCAGGCGCCGTTTCCGCCATGACGTCCCTGGACGGCCGCCGCCCCCGCTTCCTCCGTCATTCCCGCCCTCCCTTTGCAACCTCGGCCGTGCGGCCTTCCCTCGTCCTTCACGGTGGGCGCCGCCGCCTACGGCCCACGTCCGATTTCCGCGCTGTCCGCGGGCGCTACTTCTTGGCGGAAGAGCTTGATCGCGTTGCACACGTGCTCGTGGCCGAGCCCGCCCACCTGGGCCTGCAAGATGAGGTCGGTGGCCCCGGCCGCGCGGACGCGCTCGACGGCCCGGCGGGAGCCCGCGACGTCGTCGATGACGACCATGTGGTGGTCGCGCAGCGTCTGGAGCGCCTCTTCGGGCGGCATTCCGGCCGCGAGCTGGCCCAGCACGCGGTGGGTGGCGTGCCGGGCGTCGTAGTAGTCGGGCGGTGTCACCAGGTTGACCTGGCGGCGGATGTACCACAGCACGGCGTCGGCGGAGGTGGCGATCGCCTCGTCGCGGGTGGGCGCCACGTGCCACGGGATCATCAGTGCCACCCGCCGGGTCGCTGGGTCGAAGCCGTGCTCGGCCAGGGTCGCCTTGTAGGCGGCGATGTCCTCGGCGACGTCGTCCAGCCCCTTGAGCATCGTCATGCCGAGCAGGTGGTAGCCGCGCCGGGCGGCGGCGCGGTAGCCGTCCAGGCTGGTGGAGGCCGCCCACACCGGCGGATGCGGGTCCTGGAGCGGGCGCGGGTGGACGGAGACGCCCGGCACGGCGAAGTACGGGTTGGCGATGGTGACCGGGGCGCCGTCGGCACCCCAGATCTCCAGCACCGCGTCCAGCGAGTCCTCCCAGATCCGCCGCGACTGCTCGAAGGGGCGGTCGAAGGCCTGGTACTCCACGGGGGACGCGCCTCGCCCGGTGCCGAACTCGACCCGGCCGCCGGACAGCACGTCCAGCGTCGCCACGCGTTCGGCCGTGCGCACGGGCGACTGGAACGGCAGGAGCACCACGCCCAGGCCGAGCCGGAGCCGCCGGGTGCGCTGTGAGATCGCCGCGAGGGTGAGGTCCGGCGCCGAGGAGTGCGAAAAGCCCCGTGTGAAGTGGTGCTCGACCATCCACACGGCCTCGTACCCGAGCTCGTCCGCCAGCTCCGCCTGGGCCACGACGGCGTCGAACGCCCGTTTCTCCACGTCCCGCGTCCGGCCGCGGACCTCGACCTCGTACCCCAGGCTGACTCGCAGCGACGGCATGCACGCCTCCGGTGGTCGGAACAACCAAGCGTTCGCTTGGTAGCGTAGCAGCGGGAGGCAGCGCCGATAAGGGGTCCCCGGGCTCCGGGTCGCATCGTCGGGGCGAAAACACGGCTGCTAGCACACGTCAGGGCCGCTAGCCTGGTTTTCCACCGCTTAAGGCCGTCGCCTTAAGCCCAGGACTTTCCCATCACTACCGAGGAGTGGCCGTGCTACTGCGGATGTCGACCCTGTTCCTGCGCACCCTGCGTGAGGACCCGGCGGACGCCGAGGTGCCGAGCCACAAGCTGCTGGTCCGCGGCGGGTACGTCCGGCGCGCCGCGCCCGGCGTCTACTCCTGGCTGCCGCTGGGCAAGATCGTGCTGGACAACGTGTCGGCCGTCGTGCGCGAGGAGATGAGCCGCATCGGCGCCCAGGAGGTGCTGCTGCCCTCGCTGCTGCCCCGCGAGTACTACGAGGCCACCGGCCGCTGGACCGAGTACGGCGACACCCTCTTCCGCCTCGTCGACCGCAAGGGCGCCGACTACCTCCTCGGCCCCACCCACGAGGAGCTGTTCACCCTGCTCGTCAAGGGCGAGTACTCCTCCTACAAGGACTTCCCGGTGATCCTCTACCAGATCCAGGAGAAGTTCCGCGACGAGGCCCGCCCCCGCGCCGGCATCCTGCGCGGCCGCGAGTTCCACATGAAGGACTCCTACTCCTTCAACCTCGACGACGAGGGGCTGCAGGCGTCCTACGACGCGCACCGCGACGCCTACATCCGCATCTTCGACCGGCTCGGCCTGAAGTACGTCGTCGTGGCCGCCACCTCCGGCGCCATGGGCGGCTCGGCCTCCGAGGAGTTCCTCGCCGAGGCCGTCACGGGTGAGGACACCTTCGTCCGCAGCACCGACTCCGGCTACGCCGCCAACGTCGAGGCCGTGCGCATCCCCGCGACGCCCGCCCTCCCCGTCGAGGGCCAGCCCGAGGCGACCGTGCACCACACCCCCGACACCCCGACCATCGAGACCCTGGTCGACTTCTTCAACACCTCCGGGCTGGTGGACGACACGGTCACCGCCGCCGACACCCTGAAGAACGTGCTCCTCAAGCTGCGCCGGCCGGGCGAGAAGGACTGGGAGATCATCGGTATCGGCCTGCCCGGCGACCGCGATGTCGACGTCAAGCGGCTGGAGGCGGCCGTCGAGCCCGCTGAGGTCGAGATGCTCGACGAGGACGACTTCGCGGCCAACCCGTTCCTGGTCAAGGGCTACGTCGGCCCCAACGCGCTGCTCGCGAACAAGCTCCGCTACCTCGTCGACCCGCGCGTCGTCGAGGGCACCCGCTGGATCACCGGAGCCGACAAGGCCGACCACCACGTGATGAACCTCGTGTGCGGACGCGACTTCACGCCGGACGGCACCATCGACGTCGCCGACGTGCGCGACGGCGACCCCTCGCCCGACGGCCACGGCACCCTCTACACCGCGCGCGGCATCGAGATCGGCCACGTGTTCCAGCTCGGCCGCAAGTACACCGACGCCTTCGAGGTCGACGCGCTCGGCCCCGACGGCAAGCCCAAGCGGGTCACCATGGGCTCCTACGGCATCGGTGTCTCGCGCGCCGTCGCCGCGATCGCCGAGCAGTCCTACGACGACAAGGGCATCATCTGGCCGCGGGAGGTCGCCCCTGCTGACGTGCACGTGGTCGGAACCGGCAAGGGCGAGCAGATCGAGGTCGCCCTGCGCATTGCCGAGGAGCTGGAGGCCAAGGGCGTCCGCGTGCTCGTCGACGACCGCAAGGGCGTCTCACCCGGCGTGAAGTTCACCGACGCCGAACTGCTCGGCATCCCCACCGCCGTGATCGTCGGCAAGGGCCTGGCCCAGGGCGTCGTGGAGCTGCGCGACCGCGCCACCGGCGAGCGAGAGGAGATCGCGCTGGACGCCGTGGTCGAGAAGGTCACCGACATCGTCACGGGCGCCTGAGCCTCGGGGTGTCCGGCGGACGTCCGCCGGACACCCCCGTTGATCTCGGGGATATCGACCGAATACTCGCTGGAACAAGGTCGATATCTCCGAGATCAACGAATGTGCCGGGGCGGGTCACTCCGCGGCGTCGGAGTCCGGCGCCTGGTCCGGGGTGAATCCGGGGAAGGGCGCGAGCTTCCCGCCCCACTGCAGGCCCCGGACGGTGGCCGACTGGAGGGATCGGGCCGCCAGTTCGCGCAGCACCGGGTCGGAGGCGGCGGCCAGCTCCAGGTAGCCCTGGGCGGTCAGCTCCTCCAGTCCTGTCGCTTGGGCGTCCAGGTCGGCGTCGTCGGTGGAATCCGGCAGGTCGTAGGAGCTCTCGGACGGGTCGGGCTCGACCTTGCGTTCCGCGAGCAGTGAGCTCAGGGCGTCGCGCTGGGCCCGGTGGGCGTCCAGGTGCTCATGCGACCGCTCCCGCCGGGCGTCGGCGCAGTGCGCGGCGATGTAGGCGTAGCCGTACACGGCGGCGTGCTCCGCGCGCAGCGCGCGCTGCAGTGCGCCGGTGTCGGTGAACTCTCGCGTTTCCTCGGGTGTGGCACTCATTCTGATTCCGGATGCTTTCGTGAGAGCAGGTGCGCGTGTCCGAGCTCACAGGCGCCGATTGAGGCGATCAGCTGGGCCAGACCGGCGTCGGAGACATCGGCCGACTGCCGACCGCGCGCCCCGGCCGCGCTCGACTCCGCCACGCGCAGGGAGGCCACCGAGACCGCCGTCTCGGCGACGGGGTCGGGTGTGGGGCTCGGTGAGCTGACGGACTCCTCGGGCTTCCCGCCCCGTTCATCCGGGCTGGGCAGCCGTTCCCGCAGGGCGGCCAGGTGGCTCTTGTGGTCGTCGAGGACCCGCCGCAGCAGGTCCACCGGCCCCTCACCGGCGGCCACCGTCGCCTCGTACCGGGCGATCATGCGCTCCTTCTCGGTGATGACCGCGCGCAGCACGTACTCGTCCGGGCTGATCTCGCTGGGATACCAGCGTCGCCCCTGGCAGGCACTGAGTCCGATGGTCGCGAGGCCCGCGATCGCACCGATGACGACCGTACGGCGGCTGACAGCCCGGGAGTCGTGGCCCAAGCCCCTCTCCTCACCCTTCTCAACGTTTGAATGTCCATCTTTCCACGGCGGGCGCGCCTTTGGCGCAACCCCGCGCGTGGCGGCCACACTGGAACCACACTGGAAAAAGCATGTCCGATCGCCATGCGGAGAGGCCTGGGGAGACGCCGACTGTGGATACCCTTGATCTCAAACCGCCGTCGTCGTGACGTGCGGACAACTTATGTCAAGAGCTGGACCGCCCCGTCCTCGCCGAGGAGCGCGGGTGGAATTCGCCGAGGAGGATCACAGATGGGGGCGCAGGCTCGCCGCGACCGTCTCGCCGAGCTGCTGGAGCCGGTCTTGGCCGACGCCGGCCTGGATCTGGAGGACGTCGAGGTCACCCCGGCGGGCAAGCGTCGTCTGCTGCGGGTCGTCGTCGACTCCGATGACGGTGTCGACCTCGACTCGGTCGGGGCCATCACCCAGGACATCACCACGACGCTCGACGCCAGCGATGTCATGGGCAAGGCCCCGTATGTGCTCGAAGTGACCTCCCCCGGTGTGGACCGGCCGCTCACTCAGCCCCGGCACTGGCGGCGCGCTCGCGGCCGCCTGGTGCAGGCCCGACTCGCCGAGGGCGGTGAGGTCCAGGGCCGTGTGATCGACGCCGACGAATCCGGCGTCACCCTGGACGTCGAGGGCCAGAGCCACCAGTACGGCTACGCTGACCTGGTACGCGGCAAGGTCCAGGTGGAATTCCGCCGCGCCGCCGACGCTGACGCGGCGGACTAGAGGGGGAGCCCCGTGGATATCGATATGAGTGTCCTGCGCAGCTTGGAGCGCGAGAAGGACATCTCGGTGGATCTCGTCGTCAAGGCGATCGAGGACGCCCTGCTGATCGCCTATCACCGCCAGGAAGGGACGGAGATCCCGGCGCGCGTCGAGCTCGACCGCACCACCGGGCACGTCACGGTGTGGGCTGCCGAGACCGACGACGAGGGAACCCTCGTCCGGGAGTACGACGCCACCCCCACTGGATTCGGACGCATCGCGACTTCCACCGCCAAGCAGGTCATCCTGCAGCGGCTGCGCGACGCCGAGGACGAGCTGACCCTCGGTGAGTTCGCCGGCCGGGAGAACGAGATCGTCTCGGGTCTGATCCAGCAGGGGAAGGACCCGCGCAACGTGCTGGTCGACCTCGGCAAGATCGAGGCCATCCTGCCGCCGCAGGAGCAGGTCCCCGGCGAGCCCTACGAGCACGGCGAGCGCCTGCGGGCCTACGTCGTGCAGGTCCGCAAGGGACACCGCGGCCCGTCCGTCACGCTGTCGCGGACCCACCCCAACCTGGTGCGCAAGCTGTTCGAGCTGGAGGTCCCGGAGATCGCCGACGGTACCGTCGAGATCGCGGCGATCGCCCGTGAGGCCGGTCACCGCACCAAGATGGCGGTGAAGTCCAACAAGGCCGGCGTCAACGCCAAGGGAGCGTGCATCGGCCCCCTCGGCAGCCGCGTGCGCAACGTCATGGCGGAGCTGCACGGCGAGAAGATCGACATCGTCGACTACTCCGACGACCCCGCCGTGTTCGTCGGCAACGCCCTGTCCCCGGCCCGCGTCAACGAGGTCGAGGTGCTCGACGCCGCGGCCAAGGTAGCCCGGGTCACCGTCCCCGACTACCAGCAGTCGCTGGCCATCGGCAAGGAGGGGCAGAACGCCCGGCTGGCCGCCCGGCTGACCGGCTGGCGTATCGACATCCGCTCGGACGCCGAGCCCGTGGAGGCCGCGACCGGCTTCACGCCGGTCGAGCCGCAGGGGGTTCCGGACGACGGAAGCGACCAGCCAACCGGACAAGCCGATGCGTCGCCGCGATAGACTAGGCGAGCGCGACCGGTCGTACCCCGTACGGATGTGCGTGGGCTGTCGGTCGCGGGCAGCCCAGTCCGACCTGGTGCGGCTGGTGGACGATGGTGGCGTGGTCACGCCCGACACCACCGGTCACCTCCCGGGCCGGGGCGCCTATCTGCACCCCGATCCCCGCTGCTGGCAATCGGCCGAGCGGAGGCGAGTGTGGCCGCGCGCCTTCCGGGCCACAGGCCGGCTGGACACCTCGCGCGCCGCCGCCTTCTTCGCCGAGGAATCGCGTTGGAGCGGGGCACGATAGACCGATAGGGTTGGAATGATCGCGTCACCGCGATGGTTGTACTCACCGTCGGGTGGCGGGTCGAGCTATGCCAGCATGCCTGGCGGGCTTTGACCCATTGTTGTGTAACGACGAGAAAGCGGGTCGAGATTGCGATGAGCGCTCGATGAGTACGCAGCGATGAGTACATCAAGCTAGCGACGGTCCGGCACAAGCCCATGTCCCGGACCGAGATAGAGGAGAGCAGTGGCGAAGGTCCGGGTATATGAGCTCGCGAAGGAGTTCGGAGTAGAGAGCAAGGCTGTTCTGGCCAAGCTCAACGAAATGGGCGAATTCGTGCGGTCGGCGTCCTCCACGATAGAGGCACCCGTCGTCCGTCGGCTTCAGGAAGCTTTCAACAACGGCTCCGCCGAGAAGAAGGGCGGCGCCAAGCCCCGCCCTGCGGAGCCCAAGCCGCGTCCGCGCGGCGAGTCCCCGGCCCCGGCGAAGCCCGCCGAGGCCGACAGTGGTGCGCCGTCGCGCCCCGCTCCCAAACCAGGCCCGAAGCCGGGTCCGGCTGCCCGTCCCAGCGCCCCCGGTGGTGGTACGCCGAAGCCGGGTCCCAAGCCGGGACCGCGTCCGGCGGGCCCCAAGGCAGAAAAGGCGGACAAGGCCGACAAGACGGAGCGCCCCGCCGGTCCGAAGCCGGGCGGCCGTTCCGAGCGCGGCGGTCGTTCCGAGTCCGGCAAGGGACCCCGTCCTGGCCCGCGTCCGCGGGTCCGCGTCCGGGGAACAACCCTTCGCGTCGACAGCGACCGGCATGGGTGCCAAGCCGTCCCGCGTCCGGGCCCCCGGCCCGGTCCGCAGGGCGGCGGCCAGCGTCCGGGCGGCGGCGGTGCCGCGGGTAGCGGTTCCCGTCCCGGCGGCGGTGGCGGCGCCGGCACCAGCGGCCCGCGTCCGCAGGCGCCGCGCCCGCAGGCCCGCGTCCCGGCGGTGGCGCCGGTTCCGGTGGTCCCCGTCCCGGCGGCGGTGCCCGGGTGGCGCCCCGCGTCCGGGTCCGCGCCCGAGCCCGATGAACATGCCGTCGTCGCGTCCGACGCCGTCGACGGGCGGTGGCGGCCGTGGTGGTCCCGGTGGGGCCGCGGCGGTGGCGGTGGCCGTCCCGGTGGTGGCCGCGGTGGCCCGGCGGCGGTGCTCGCCCGGCGGCTTCGGCGGTGGCGGCCCGCGTCCCGGCGGTTTCGGCGGTCGCCCCGGTGGCGGTCGCGGCCGCGGTGGCGGAACGGCGGGTGCCTTCGGGCGTCCGGGCGGCCGTCCGGGCCGTGCGCGCAAGTCCAAGAAGCAGCGGCGTCAAGAGTTCAACGAGCTCGGCGCGCCCAGCTTCGGCGGCGTCAAGATCCCGAGCGGCAACAACCAGATCATCCGGCTGTCGCGCGGTGCGTCGCTGTCGGACTTCGGCGACAAGATCGACGTGAACCCGGCGTCGCTGGTCCAGGTCATGATGCACCTGGGCGAGATGGTCACCGCGACCCAGTCGCTGCCCGACGAGACCCTGCAGCTGCTCGGCGAGGAGCTGAAGTACCGGGTCGAGGTCGTCAGCCCCGAGGACGAAGACCGCGAGCTGCTGGAGTCGTTCTCCATCGAGTTCGGCGAGGACAGCGGCACCGACGCCGACCTCCGTCCGCGTCCGCCGGTGGTCACCGTCATGGGCCACGTCGACCACGGTAAGACCAAGCTGCTGGACACCGTTCGGAACAGCAACGTGGTCAGCGGCGAGGCCGGCGGCATCACCCAGCACATCGGTGCCTACCAGGTGGCGACCACGGTCGACGGTGAAGAGCGCAAGATCACCTTCATCGACACCCCGGGTCACGAGGCGTTCACCGCCATGCGTGCCCGCGGTGCCCAGGCCACCGACATCGCCATCCTGGTGGTCGCGGCCGACGACGGTGTGAAGCCGCAGACGGCGGAGGCCATCGACCACGCCAAGGCGGCCGAGGTGCCGATCGTCATCGCGGTCAACAAGATCGACGTCGAGGGTGCCGACCCGCAGAAGGTCCGCGCCCAGATGACCGAGTACGGCGTGGTCGCCGAGGAGTTCGGCGGTGACGTGCAGTTCGTCGACATCTCCGCCCTCAAGGGCGAGAACATCGATGACCTGCTGGAGGCCGTCGTTCTGACCTCCGACGCCGCGCTCGACCTGCGGGCCAACCCCGACATGGAGGCCCAGGGCCTGGCCATCGAGGCCTACCTGGACCGCGGCCGCGGTTCCATGGCCACGGTGCTGGTCCAGCGGGGCACGCTCAACGTCGGCGACTCGATCGTCTGCGGCGACGCCTTCGGCCGCGTTCGCGCCATGCTCGACGAGCACGGCCAGAACGTGCAGACCGCCGAGCCGTCCCGCCCGGTCCAGGTGCTCGGTCTGACCAACGTGCCCAGCGCGGGTGACAACTTCCTGGTCGTCAAGGACGACCGGGTGGCCCGTCAGATCGCGCAGCAGCGCGAGGCGCGCGAGCGCTTTGCCCAGCAGGCGAAGTCCAGCCGCCGGGTCACCCTCGACAACTGGCAGAAGACCCTGGAGGAGGGGGAGCGCAACGAGCTGCTCCTGCTCATCAAGGGCGACATGTCGGGTTCGGTCGAGGCCCTGGAGGAGTCGCTGCTCAAGATCGACGCCGGCGGCGACGAGGTGGCCATCCGCGTCATCGGTCGCGGTGTCGGTGCGATCACGCAGAACGACATCAACCTGGCCGCGTCCGCGGACGCCATCATCGTCGGCTTCAACGTCCGGCCGGAGGGCAAGAACAGCGAGCTCGCCGACCGCATGGGCGTCGACATCCGCTACTACT contains:
- a CDS encoding YlxR family protein, which gives rise to MCVGCRSRAAQSDLVRLVDDGGVVTPDTTGHLPGRGAYLHPDPRCWQSAERRRVWPRAFRATGRLDTSRAAAFFAEESRWSGAR
- a CDS encoding ferritin-like domain-containing protein — its product is MSATPEETREFTDTGALQRALRAEHAAVYGYAYIAAHCADARRERSHEHLDAHRAQRDALSSLLAERKVEPDPSESSYDLPDSTDDADLDAQATGLEELTAQGYLELAAASDPVLRELAARSLQSATVRGLQWGGKLAPFPGFTPDQAPDSDAAE
- a CDS encoding proline--tRNA ligase translates to MLLRMSTLFLRTLREDPADAEVPSHKLLVRGGYVRRAAPGVYSWLPLGKIVLDNVSAVVREEMSRIGAQEVLLPSLLPREYYEATGRWTEYGDTLFRLVDRKGADYLLGPTHEELFTLLVKGEYSSYKDFPVILYQIQEKFRDEARPRAGILRGREFHMKDSYSFNLDDEGLQASYDAHRDAYIRIFDRLGLKYVVVAATSGAMGGSASEEFLAEAVTGEDTFVRSTDSGYAANVEAVRIPATPALPVEGQPEATVHHTPDTPTIETLVDFFNTSGLVDDTVTAADTLKNVLLKLRRPGEKDWEIIGIGLPGDRDVDVKRLEAAVEPAEVEMLDEDDFAANPFLVKGYVGPNALLANKLRYLVDPRVVEGTRWITGADKADHHVMNLVCGRDFTPDGTIDVADVRDGDPSPDGHGTLYTARGIEIGHVFQLGRKYTDAFEVDALGPDGKPKRVTMGSYGIGVSRAVAAIAEQSYDDKGIIWPREVAPADVHVVGTGKGEQIEVALRIAEELEAKGVRVLVDDRKGVSPGVKFTDAELLGIPTAVIVGKGLAQGVVELRDRATGEREEIALDAVVEKVTDIVTGA
- the nusA gene encoding transcription termination factor NusA, giving the protein MSVLRSLEREKDISVDLVVKAIEDALLIAYHRQEGTEIPARVELDRTTGHVTVWAAETDDEGTLVREYDATPTGFGRIATSTAKQVILQRLRDAEDELTLGEFAGRENEIVSGLIQQGKDPRNVLVDLGKIEAILPPQEQVPGEPYEHGERLRAYVVQVRKGHRGPSVTLSRTHPNLVRKLFELEVPEIADGTVEIAAIAREAGHRTKMAVKSNKAGVNAKGACIGPLGSRVRNVMAELHGEKIDIVDYSDDPAVFVGNALSPARVNEVEVLDAAAKVARVTVPDYQQSLAIGKEGQNARLAARLTGWRIDIRSDAEPVEAATGFTPVEPQGVPDDGSDQPTGQADASPR
- the rimP gene encoding ribosome maturation factor RimP — encoded protein: MGAQARRDRLAELLEPVLADAGLDLEDVEVTPAGKRRLLRVVVDSDDGVDLDSVGAITQDITTTLDASDVMGKAPYVLEVTSPGVDRPLTQPRHWRRARGRLVQARLAEGGEVQGRVIDADESGVTLDVEGQSHQYGYADLVRGKVQVEFRRAADADAAD
- a CDS encoding LLM class flavin-dependent oxidoreductase, giving the protein MPSLRVSLGYEVEVRGRTRDVEKRAFDAVVAQAELADELGYEAVWMVEHHFTRGFSHSSAPDLTLAAISQRTRRLRLGLGVVLLPFQSPVRTAERVATLDVLSGGRVEFGTGRGASPVEYQAFDRPFEQSRRIWEDSLDAVLEIWGADGAPVTIANPYFAVPGVSVHPRPLQDPHPPVWAASTSLDGYRAAARRGYHLLGMTMLKGLDDVAEDIAAYKATLAEHGFDPATRRVALMIPWHVAPTRDEAIATSADAVLWYIRRQVNLVTPPDYYDARHATHRVLGQLAAGMPPEEALQTLRDHHMVVIDDVAGSRRAVERVRAAGATDLILQAQVGGLGHEHVCNAIKLFRQEVAPADSAEIGRGP
- a CDS encoding phenylacetate--CoA ligase family protein, with protein sequence MTEEAGAAAVQGRHGGNGAWIGDDDTVLGSVDGTGLLLVAPGTGTVAALGPEDRNAAVDVGARTLAAAGVGTGDRVVVALNNEGAQAGTLLTEAAVAAGASAAAIGPRGRMRLHGALEVVGATTLVATTTGAMDLLSRLHLEFGLDPLDLGLRRILLAGEIAVPGARRQLAEEFDAEVIDLLMDPRFQIPLARGVEGTLVPTVAGTVGLAPLTEDRPVPPPYPGGAAEITTHPVWHSELSSTTVRTGLVAVPGPGATAIPLPQHTVGDRVLVRGQWLSLARLERALAPIDGIAHWTLHVSRPGTLDTATLRVVFARASLVENPMWRGRIEQALAGLTPVRIDLVIEPHIDDERRPGTVADDRGHHLARTRAEAEGHHHADLPHP